In Flammeovirgaceae bacterium 311, one DNA window encodes the following:
- a CDS encoding membrane protein: MLLAGGGVVAQQRPAYSQYMFNGLALNPAYAGSQKQFNAMAVIRSQWVNFEGAPKTQLLSVHAPLDRKNIGLGMLISHENIGVHTDWSAYASYAYQIKFKRAGILSLGLQGGINYRQSDFTKLTVQAGSDPLLGYHRKSTVNFGTGAFYSTRKGYVGLSSPYLVENKTFNVEDDGTVTENREARYYYLTAGKVFELGPKVQTMPSVLLRLQDNMPVGYDLSVNFYYNKVLGTGISYRNGDSIIGMFQLILNENVNFGYAYDYTLSSLRNHTQGSHELMLNYRIRLSPEPCHTYF, from the coding sequence ATGCTGCTTGCAGGAGGAGGAGTTGTTGCCCAGCAGCGGCCGGCTTACTCGCAGTATATGTTCAATGGCTTAGCCCTTAATCCCGCCTATGCGGGCAGCCAGAAGCAGTTTAATGCCATGGCTGTTATCCGCAGCCAGTGGGTTAACTTTGAGGGTGCTCCCAAGACACAGCTGCTTAGTGTGCATGCTCCCCTGGACCGAAAGAACATTGGTCTGGGCATGCTCATCTCTCACGAGAACATTGGTGTGCATACCGACTGGAGTGCTTATGCCTCTTATGCCTACCAGATCAAGTTCAAAAGGGCCGGCATACTTTCGCTGGGATTGCAGGGTGGTATAAACTACCGCCAGTCTGATTTTACCAAGCTAACCGTACAGGCAGGATCCGACCCGCTGCTGGGCTACCATCGTAAATCTACCGTTAACTTTGGTACAGGTGCCTTCTATAGTACCCGCAAGGGTTACGTGGGGCTGTCGTCTCCTTATCTTGTTGAAAACAAAACTTTCAATGTAGAGGACGATGGTACGGTTACTGAAAACAGGGAAGCCCGCTATTACTACCTTACAGCTGGTAAAGTCTTTGAACTGGGGCCTAAGGTACAGACAATGCCTTCTGTACTGCTACGCCTGCAGGACAATATGCCAGTGGGTTATGACCTTAGTGTAAACTTCTACTATAACAAAGTATTGGGTACGGGTATCTCCTATCGCAATGGTGACTCTATCATTGGTATGTTCCAGTTGATCCTGAATGAAAACGTAAACTTTGGTTACGCCTATGACTACACCCTGTCCAGCTTACGCAATCATACCCAGGGATCTCATGAACTCATGCTTAATTACCGCATCAGATTAAGTCCCGAACCCTGCCATACATACTTCTAA